In Penaeus monodon isolate SGIC_2016 chromosome 8, NSTDA_Pmon_1, whole genome shotgun sequence, one DNA window encodes the following:
- the LOC119575900 gene encoding uncharacterized protein LOC119575900: MMWTTITVVLTLLGGMAAGLPEMPSVGDLIDAVGERPFRSLRDLNDYTNSLLDLANHHMARSFAAETRRYKRALDLTSIKVSGTAGYGTGYMFAMDDLSKFNSTNLLGVTKLTVHDGQNNAYWILTYDGQQRSHAVVQVDPALSLLKLVNVFQLPEVPVLGKCEAYIHNGVLWIVISSVDKDLVKTIRVDLLTSSLDIPQVLQVNGIVGGMHLFEDGGSLYLVMGIRSSAPGKAHEPSSSLYKLVGHHFDKQDEISFRCQNVTSITGFKNRGEYYLVFGTSNVDGTHVYKFNEALNTMYLSQILNEMEVASTAYFYEQQEGKHYVILNIGAEAVVYRWEGLGFLQWQTLETQNSVPAITSIQSFTFPSLETILMTARGDSVSFYTDDVYGYFKPSFVMQTHCHSIHNLLMKRLSNTYVIVYVCKEGVKSSLDSREVIMDEVNLEKPKDREDLLLECLVDLQADLDGRKPTISLLEQAIADEIVMTNDVSQTWQETQIFTAGLTIGGTTGILQTANVKGQGTTQPHEETFEEFYAKTDSLEDDVEAIGASLDGVLYHSTNQVLSGSVVASVITADKFESNSTRVTKLNDMPVLDMSSTFMIDGIEQNIRSSMYVHSMKTDLFSTREQGLSAPINDVLTNQFMRKSVASQEVTGNHHYSDFHVNHIHGKQGDGSPLVLNGIDTSKIVTKGNNFTFMDKKTFHSMTILQELDVQLLNEVDLSDLSSHLVYTNVYRPQILDGSFTLHDVNVDGNVDVKNINSVDMKELNTMVVRTSGDFTLSGDVTYQKDFHVSGNLISPILNGIVMDNIVDKDTTTINGVYTFTNANIKAAIGCSNISGINLSVDVVTVDADQTISGALTFTDDVLVTGPEGVKMLDSVTINNIDPYSLDKMDDHGNLFVEKAVVFNAPLHVTEDVDVEVINALALKGIEDRYWRKETDQVIDVLPEIVSTTFSDYVTAKNINNHQMADFLSVTGSQTINGAYTFQGLVTINGHLKVTDGKVIDGVDVSSLHDNLVTLSDNQDIEAETTFGKVIILGDLVLNGDLNGWNVVTDLVRLDQSLPQTGSLAFLDKATATSLQLSSADLTVQSLNGMDVKSATEDLVLVNEDASLAGPLKFTSNTKANDLFVSGTVDGVDVTDLVDRSLKKTSATPQAVTGAITVNKGVHFDQSPSLTMVNSKDWTTYLSKVVPQNYNGAIGGKKTFTKPVSISGNFNPTTLNGFSVVPLSDRILTKSTNQNVGSKYTINGDVMATNVVAAEIDGVLSSNLLLLDESSIVSGMVDFADNLIIADVTSESRVLDGCNVVQLNTSTIWKNGNGDVVMPFNMAVTNLLVKKDATAKGPVKAGTSHMDVFHFLDKIVTKSSNQEITGTVEFMTNLSVNDLLTNTIDDVYVDNLYAVTVMDNEASVIDCDTDFTKVLTVDNLKVKTSLHGSGVEGVLINTMNVTDVNTHAVHLTGGPYMITGDKTFNSGLSVGELAIDGSLDGVPVDNLVVLSDHNRHAANILFKAPISISGDLQVDGLLENVNLEQPLSDRIKLDATETLSSSIYFDGCLYVDTIDGVMVSEIVFKSGRMQQEIEGVKPSLEGYM, from the exons ATGATGTGGACCACAATCACGGTGGTACTAACCCTCCTTGGGGGAATGGCTGCTGGGTTGCCTGAGATGCCATCAGTGGGCGATCTG ATTGACGCTGTAGGAGAAAGGCCTTTTAGATCACTGAGGGATTTGAATGACTACACAAATAGTCTTCTTGATCTTGCCAACCACCACATGGCAAGGTCTTTCGCAGCAGAGACGCGACGATACAAAAGGG CCCTTGATCTGACTTCGATAAAAGTGAGTGGTACAGCAGGTTATGGTACAGGATACATGTTTGCCATGGACGATTTGTCAAAGTTTAATTCTACAAATCTGCTTGGGGTGACTAAACTAACGGTGCATGATGGTCAAAACAATGCTTACTGGATTCTGACTTACGACGG GCAGCAGAGATCCCATGCTGTGGTTCAAGTGGACCCTGCTTTGAGCTTGTTGAAACTAGTAAACGTTTTTCAACTACCTGAAGTACCAGTCTTGGGAAAATGTGAA GCTTATATCCACAATGGAGTACTATGGATAGTAATATCAAGTGTGGACAAAGACTTGGTTAAAACGATTCGTGTGGACCTCCTCACGTCAAGTCTGGATATACCTCAAGTTCTCCAAGTAAATGGAATAGTAGGGGGAATGCATCTATTTGAAGATGGCGGCAGTTTGTATTTGGTGATGGGCATAAGAAGTTCCGCTCCGGGAAAAGCACATGAACCTTCTTCAAG TCTCTACAAACTAGTGGGTCACCACTTCGATAAGCAGGATGAAATTTCGTTCAGATGTCAAAATGTAACTAGCATAACTGGCTTCAAAAACAGAGGAGAATACTACTTGGTCTTTGGCACATCTAATGTT GACGGTACCCATGTGTATAAATTTAATGAAGCATTAAATACCATGTATTTAAGCCAAATACTAAATGAGATGGAAGTCGCTAGCACTGCATACTTCTATGAGCAGCAAGAGGGGAAACATTATGTAATTCTAAATATTGGTGCTGAAGCAGTGGTCTACCGTTGGGAAG GTCTAGGGTTTCTCCAATGGCAAACGTTGGAAACGCAGAACTCTGTACCCGCTATTACAAGCATACAGTCTTTCACTTTTCCATCGCTAGAAACTATTCTCATGACTGCCCGTGGG GACAGTGTATCCTTTTATACAGATGATGTGTATGGTTATTTCAAGCCTAGCTTTGTAATGCAAACGCACTGCCACTCCATACATAATCTTCTCATGAAGAGACTAAGCAATACTTATGTGATTGTGTATGTCTGTAAGGAAGGTGTAAAAAGCAGTCTCGACTCTAGGGAAGTGATCATGGACGAAGTAAACCTAG AGAAACCAAAAGACAGGGAAGATCTTCTTCTCGAGTGTCTTGTCGACTTGCAAGCAGACTTGGATGGCAGAAAACCAACAATTTCTCTGCTTGAACAAGCAATTGCAGATGAAATTGTGATGACTAATGATGTATCACAG ACCTGGCAAGAAACTCAAATCTTCACAGCTGGTCTGACCATTGGTGGCACAACAGGTATACTGCAGACTGCAAATGTAAAGGGTCAAGGTACAACACAACCACATGAAGAAACTTTCGAAGAGTTCTACGCAAAGACTGATAGCCTGGAG GATGATGTAGAGGCCATTGGTGCTAGCTTGGATGGTGTCTTGTATCATTCAACAAACCAAGTGCTTTCAGGGTCTGTTGTTGCTTCTGTCATAACTGCAGACAAATTCGAATCGAATAGCACACGGGTTACAAAG TTAAATGATATGCCGGTGCTGgatatgtctagcacatttatgaTTGATGGAATAGAGCAGAACATAAGGTCTTCAATGTACGTTCATTCAATGAAAACGGATCTCTTCTCTACTAGAGAGCAAGGCTTGTCTGCACCTATTAATGATGTGCTTACCAACC AATTCATGAGGAAGTCTGTTGCTTCACAAGAAGTAACGGGTAATCATCACTACAGTGATTTCCATGTAAACCACATCCATGGCAAGCAGGGTGATGGATCTCCATTAGTCCTTAATGGAATAGACACTAGTAAAATTGTGACTAAAGGAAACAATTTTACCTTTATGGACAAGAAAACCTTCCATAGCATGACCATTCTGCAAGAGTTAGATGTTCAACTTCTCAATGAA GTCGACCTATCTGATCTTTCAAGCCATTTGGTGTACACTAATGTGTACAGGCCCCAAATACTGGATGGCTCATTTACTCTACatgatgtaaatgtggatggCAACGTTGATGTTAAAAACATCAATAGTGTCGACATGAAAGAACTTAACACCATGGTTGTCAGAACTTCTGGAGACTTTACATTATCTG GTGATGTAACCTACCAGAAAGACTTCCATGTGTCAGGAAACCTGATCAGCCCAATACTAAATGGTATTGTTATGGATAACATTGTAGATAAAGATACCACCACCATAAATGGTGTCTATACCTTTACAAATGCAAACATTAAAGCAGCTATAGGCTGCTCCAACATCAGTGGAATAAATCTAAGCGTAGATGTTGTGACTGTTGATGCTGACCAGACTATATCGG GCGCTTTAACCTTCACTGACGACGTGTTGGTAACTGGCCCTGAAGGAGTAAAGATGTTGGATTCTGTTACCATTAATAACATCGACCCCTATAGCCTTGATAAGATGGATGACCATGGAAACCTCTTCGTAGAAAAGGCTGTTGTCTTTAATGCACCACTTCAT GTGACAGAGGATGTAGATGTTGAAGTTATCAATGCATTGGCACTCAAAGGCATAGAAGACCGTTATTGGAGAAAGGAAACTGATCAAGTAATTGATGTCTTGCCAGAGATTGTATCTACCACTTTCAG TGATTATGTGACTGCTAAGAATATAAACAACCACCAGATGGCAGACTTTTTGTCTGTGACAGGCTCCCAAACCATCAATGGAGCCTATACCTTCCAG GGATTGGTAACCATAAATGGACATCTCAAAGTAACAGATGGCAAAGTAATAGATGGTGTGGATGTATCTTCACTACATGATAACTTGGTAACTCTATCTGATAATCAAGACATAGAAGCAGAGACC ACCTTTGGTAAGGTCATCATATTGGGTGACTTGGTGCTGAATGGTGACCTCAATGGATGGAATGTTGTGACCGACTTGGTACGGCTTGACCAATCACTGCCCCAAACTG GGAGTCTTGCATTTttggacaaagctacagcaaCATCTCTGCAGCTGTCTAGTGCAGACCTTACTGTTCAGAGCCTTAATGGAATGGATGTGAAATCTGCTACAGAGGATTTGGTCTTGGTAAATGAAGATGCATCACTTGCTGGGCCCCTGAAGTTCACCTCCAATACGAAAG CTAATGACCTCTTCGTTAGTGGAACTGTTGATGGTGTTGATGTGACGGATCTTGTAGACCGCAGCCTTAAGAAGACTTCTGCTACACCACAGGCAGTAACGGGGGCAATAACGGTGAACAAGGGAGTTCACTTTGATCAGAGCCCATCTTTGACCATGGTTAACAGCAAGGACTGGACCACCTACCTTAGCAAG GTTGTGCCACAAAATTACAATGGTGCAATTGGCGGAAAGAAGACTTTCACAAAGCCAGTATCTATATCCGGCAACTTCAACCCAACTACACTAAACGGGTTTAGTGTAGTTCCACTATCGGACAGAATACTGACAAAGAGCACAAACCAGAACGTTGGCAGCAAGTACACCATCAATGGGGATGTTATGGCTA CTAATGTGGTTGCAGCAGAAATTGATGGAGTGTTGTCCTCAAATCTCCTCCTCCTAGATGAGAGCAGTATTGTATCTGGCATGGTGGACTTTGCTGATAACTTAATCATTGCTGATGTAACGTCCGAGTCTCGAGTTCTTGATGGATGCAATGTAGTTCAG ttaaacACCTCAACCATCTGGAAAAATGGTAATGGAGATGTGGTAATGCCCTTCAACATGGCAGTAACAAATCTTCTAGTTAAAAAAGATGCAACTGCAAAGGGTCCAGTAAAAGCTGGAACAAGCCACATGGATGTCTTCCATTTCCTGGATAAGATAGTTACAAAGTCTTCCAACCAAGAAATAACAG GCACAGTAGAGTTCATGACAAACTTGTCTGTGAATGATCTTCTAACAAACACCATAGATGACGTTTATGTAGACAATCTCTATGCTGTGACTGTTATGGACAATGAAGCAAGT GTAATAGACTGTGATACAGACTTCACCAAAGTTCTGACGGTTGATAATCTGAAAGTAAAAACTTCCCTGCACGGATCTGGTGTTGAAGGGGTGTTGATAAATACAATGAATGTAACGGATGTGAATACCCATGCAGTCCACTTGACGGGTGGACCATACATGATAACTGGTGACAAAACTTTCAACAGTGGTCTCTCTGTTGGCGAACTTGCTATTGATG GATCACTAGATGGAGTACCTGTAGACAACTTGGTGGTGCTCTCGGATCATAATAGACATGCTGCCAATATCCTCTTCAAAGCTCCCATCTCAATTAGTGGAGATCTACAG
- the LOC119575901 gene encoding uncharacterized protein LOC119575901, protein MKDASDYTGTFLQGTHLEPFKVVLFVNHWLQKHWDHETVIKCIGISKTSSVGWSFCSEVTQNWLQNQNSIGGAGVIVEIDETLLVRRKYNRGRQLSQDLPEVNIVETYINYIRFHKYGYPNLFYFEKWALVANAEAISNYFSYALVRDELKLSGKTICDWGSFCHEVLIAWCLNSSAEKIGGPGTIVEIDESKFGKRKYNVGRLIEGQWVFGGVCRESRIFFFIPVPSRYAETLLEVIKDRIKEGTTIISDSWKAYNCLDKEGFQHLTVNHSHNFVDPVTAAHTNTIERKWREAAKVPHYAGGSIILSFICAMFLMSIPDSNQRLHRFLLAAADLYPPQ, encoded by the exons ATGAAGGACGCAAG CGATTACACAGGCACGTTCCTGCAGGGGACACATTTGGAACCATTTAAAGTAGTTTTGTTTGTTAATCATTGGCTTCAGAAGCACTGGGATCATGAAACGGTCATTAAATGCATTGGCATTTCAAAAACAAGTAGCGTAGGTTGGAGTTTTTGTTCAGAAGTAACCCAAAATTGgttacaaaatcaaaattctaTCGGAGGTGCCGGTGTAATCGTTGAGATCGACGAAACGCTGCTCGTGCGCCGGAAGTACAACAGAGGGAGGCAACTTAGTCAA GATTTACCAGAAGTCAATATTGTGGAaacctatataaattatatccgtTTTCACAAATATGGATATCCGAACCTGTTTTACTTTGAAAAATGGGCACTTGTTG CCAATGCTGAAGCTATTTCGA aTTATTTCTCTTACGCTCTGGTAAGAGACGAGTTGAAACTCTCGGGCAAAACAATTTGTGACTGGGGAAGTTTTTGCCATGAAGTACTCATTGCCTGGTGCTTAAACAGTAGTGCTGAAAAGATCGGTGGCCCTGGCACAATTGTAGAGATAGACGAATCCaagtttgggaaaaggaaataCAATGTGGGCAGATTGATTGAGGGCCAGTGGGTTTTCGGTGGGGTGTGCCGTGaaagtcggatttttttttttattccggtgCCCTCCAGATATGCTGAGACCCTTCTAGAAGTTATTAAAGACCGCATTAAAGAAGGGACCACAATCATTAGTGACTCCTGGAAGGCATATAACTGCCTAGATAAAGAGGGCTTTCAGCACCTGACAGTAAACCATTCCCACAATTTCGTGGATCCCGTCACTGCGGCTCACACCAACACCATCGAGCGTAAGTGGCGGGAAGCGGCAAAAGTACCGCATTACGCAGGAGGAAGTATCATTTTGTCGTTTATCTGTGCGATGTTTCTGATGAGCATCCCGGATTCAAATCAAAGACTGCATCGCTTCCTCCTTGCCGCTGCTGATTTGTACCCTCCTCAGTAA